A single region of the Terriglobia bacterium genome encodes:
- a CDS encoding carboxyl transferase domain-containing protein yields MAKVTATSRIEQLLTLNRAAEIGGGAERLNRQKAEGKLTARERIALLLDKDSFEELDKFVTHRCLDFGMQEQQYPGDGVIGGYGRIDGRLVYVFAQDFTVFGGSLSETNALKICKLMDLAMKMGAPVIGLNDSGGARIQEGVVSLAGYADIFLRNTVASGVIPQISAIMGPCAGGAVYSPAITDFIAMVDKTSYMFVTGPDVIKTVTHEEVTKEELGGAMTHNSTSGVAHFVSHNDEECLLLLRELLSFLPSNNLEDPPKRPTNDPWDRIEESLNSLVPAESNVPYDIKDVIHAVVDEGYFFEVQEHYAKNLVIGFARLDGRSVGIVANQPAFLAGCLDISGSVKGARFVRFCDAFNIPLITFEDVPGFLPGSNQEFGGIIKHGAKLLFAFAEATVPKLTVITRKAYGGAYCVMASKHIRTDVNFAYPTAEIAVMGPEGAVNIIYRRELAGAKDVEQVRQEKVQEFRDKFANPYVAAERGFIDEIIEPKFTRKKLITALRMLDTKRDQNPPKKHGNIPL; encoded by the coding sequence ATGGCCAAAGTTACGGCGACTTCCCGCATTGAGCAACTTCTTACATTGAACCGTGCCGCTGAAATCGGCGGCGGCGCCGAGCGTCTGAACCGGCAGAAGGCCGAAGGTAAGCTCACAGCCCGCGAAAGAATCGCGCTGCTGCTCGACAAGGATTCCTTCGAAGAACTCGACAAGTTTGTCACGCATCGCTGCCTCGATTTCGGAATGCAGGAGCAGCAGTATCCGGGTGACGGCGTGATCGGCGGCTACGGCCGCATCGATGGGCGCCTGGTGTATGTGTTCGCTCAGGACTTCACCGTCTTCGGCGGTTCGCTCAGCGAAACCAACGCGCTCAAAATCTGCAAGCTGATGGACCTCGCCATGAAGATGGGGGCTCCTGTCATCGGTCTGAATGATTCCGGCGGCGCCCGAATTCAGGAAGGCGTCGTTTCGCTGGCCGGTTACGCCGACATTTTCTTGAGGAATACCGTTGCGTCCGGAGTGATTCCGCAGATTTCCGCGATCATGGGACCTTGCGCGGGAGGCGCCGTTTACTCGCCCGCGATCACGGACTTCATCGCGATGGTCGATAAGACGAGTTACATGTTCGTCACCGGTCCGGACGTCATCAAGACCGTTACTCACGAAGAAGTCACGAAAGAAGAGCTGGGCGGCGCAATGACGCACAACAGCACGAGCGGCGTGGCGCATTTTGTCTCTCACAATGACGAGGAATGTTTGCTGCTGCTGCGCGAGCTGCTTTCGTTTCTTCCATCCAACAACCTGGAAGATCCGCCGAAGCGTCCAACGAACGACCCCTGGGATCGTATCGAAGAATCGTTGAATTCGCTCGTGCCGGCCGAGTCGAACGTCCCGTACGACATCAAGGATGTGATTCACGCTGTCGTCGATGAGGGCTATTTCTTCGAAGTTCAGGAGCACTACGCGAAGAACCTGGTGATCGGGTTTGCAAGGCTGGATGGACGTTCGGTCGGAATTGTTGCGAATCAGCCTGCATTTCTTGCGGGCTGTCTCGACATTTCGGGATCGGTGAAGGGCGCGCGGTTCGTACGGTTCTGCGATGCCTTCAACATTCCTCTGATCACTTTCGAAGACGTTCCCGGTTTTCTTCCCGGATCGAATCAGGAGTTCGGCGGCATTATCAAACACGGCGCGAAGCTATTGTTCGCCTTTGCCGAAGCCACGGTGCCCAAACTCACCGTGATCACCAGAAAAGCATATGGCGGAGCCTACTGCGTGATGGCCAGCAAACACATTCGAACCGACGTGAACTTCGCTTATCCAACCGCGGAAATCGCAGTGATGGGACCGGAGGGCGCGGTCAACATTATTTACAGGCGGGAACTGGCCGGAGCTAAAGACGTCGAGCAGGTGCGCCAGGAGAAGGTCCAGGAGTTTCGCGACAAGTTTGCCAATCCATACGTAGCCGCCGAGCGTGGGTTTATCGACGAAATCATCGAGCCGAAATTCACACGCAAAAAGTTGATAACGGCGTTACGGATGCTGGATACCAAACGGGATCAGAATCCCCCGAAAAAGCACGGGAACATCCCCCTATAA